The genomic region ATAAATTTAACTTAAGCTAAATTGTATTCTTAACAAAAATTTATCAGCTTCGCCGGAGCTAATTCAAATAAATTTATAAAATGAGAACAAAGTTTAGTGGATTTTTGACGCTAATACTAGCGTTACTTGTGCAAATAACTTTTGCGCAAGAAAAAACCGTAACGGGTGTGATCACAGACCAAGATGGTCTCCCACTACCTGGTGCGAATGTAGTAGTAAAGGGTACATCCAATGGTACTCAAACTGATTTCGATGGAAATTATTCCATCCAAGCAAACACTGGAGACGTGCTTTCTTTCTCCTTTGTAGGGCAAAAAACCGAAGAACGAACGGTAGGCACTTCAAGCTCTATTAATGTTACGTTACAACAGGATGCTCAAGCACTAGATGAAGTAGTTGTGACCGCTTTGGGGATATCTAAAAAGGAAAAAGCACTTGCATTTAGTGCTCCTAAAGTTGATTCAGAAAACTTGAATAGTGCTCAAAATAACAATATGGTTAGTGCACTTTCTGGTAAAGTTGCTGGGGTGAGCGTTAATACTCCTACTGGTAACTTAGGAGGATCTCAACGTATTCTAATAAGGGGGGTGAATTCTGTAACTGGAAATAACCAACCTTTATTTGTAGTAGACGGGATCCCAATGGATAACTCAAACTTCAACACAACTGACGCTCAAAGAGGTAGCGGTGGAGTTGACTGGGGTAGTGCTATTAACGATATTAACCCTCAGGACATCGAGAGCATGACTGTTCTTAAAGGTGCGGCTGCTGCACTATATGGTTCAAGAGCTGCAAACGGGGTTATATTGATCACCACCAAAAAAGGGAAAAGAAAGAAGGGTCTTGGTATCACTGTTAATTCTTCTATCTCTTTTGATCAAGTCGCAATTCTTCCAGATTTGCAAAGAGAGTATGGTGGCGGAAGCAAGCTTACGTTTGATACTCAAACCATTAATGGTCAACAATACAAACTTGTTGAATATGCTGTTGACGAAAGCTGGGGACCAAAATATGATCCATCTCAAATGGTGCTTCACTGGGATGCTTTCGATCAAGAAAGTTTTCCACAAGACTACTTGAAACCAAGAGCATGGGTAGCACCACAAAATGATGTTGAATCTTTTTTCAACGTTGGTGTCTCTAACACTAACAATGTTTCTATTTCAACCTCTGGAGAAAATGGTAATTACCTATTTTCTTTTGGTAGCCAAAATACAACAGGAACACTTCCAAATACATACTTGGACAAGTATAATATGAAAGTTAGTTTAAATCAAAATTTATCTGATAAACTAACTGCTTCTAGTGTATTAAACTATGCGAGAACCCAAGGTCAACGTCCTACAATAGGTTACGGTGACAACAGTGTTACCCAAAAATTCTTTCAGTGGGGTCAACGTCAATTAGATTACGATCGTCTAAGCAATTACAAAAACTTAGATGGAACTCAAAGAACATGGAACAGAATTGCTTGGGATGATGCTACTCCTAACTATTCTGATAACCCTTACTGGACTGTTTATGAAAACCATCCAACAGATGAAAGAGATCGTGTATTTGGTAATTTCAGTTTAAACTATCAAGTAACTGATGACTTAAGCTTGAAAGGTTCGGTTTACGGAGATGTTTATTCCTTTAAGAATACTGAGAGAGCTGCAGTTGGTTCTCAAGCTCAATCATATTATTTAGAGCGTAATTATAATTTTTACGAATTTAACTACGAGTTTATTGCAAACTACCAAAAGGCAATTAGCGATAACTTCGAAGTAACAGCATTAGCAGGAGCTAATAGAAGAGACAGCAAAAGAACTTATGTAGGATTTTCTACTACTGGAGGTCTTTCTATCCCTGGAATCTATAACATAAGTAATGGTTTAGGACCAATTGACAATCAGCCAAATAACCAGCCAGCATCAACTGATTTACGTACAGTAAACAGCATTTTTGGTAGTCTTGGTTTCTCAATAGCGAATCAATTATTCTTAGACTTTACAGCAAGAAATGATTGGTCATCAACTTTACCAGATGACAACAACTCCTATTTCTACCCTTCTGCCTCTGCGGCATGGTCTTTCTCTGACACATTCACTGATGGCGGTAGCAACTGGTTTGGTAAGTTAAGATTAGGTTGGGCACAAATTGGTAATGACACTGATCCATACAGAGTAGTAACCACTCAGCTAATTCAAACACCATTCGACGGAACTGGTAGAGTAACATTACCTAATACTCGATTAAATCCAGATCTTCGTAGCGAGACAACTACTACTTGGGAAATTGGTACTGAACTAAGCTTTTTCAACAGAAGAGTTGGTTTAGATTT from Galbibacter sp. BG1 harbors:
- a CDS encoding SusC/RagA family TonB-linked outer membrane protein — its product is MRTKFSGFLTLILALLVQITFAQEKTVTGVITDQDGLPLPGANVVVKGTSNGTQTDFDGNYSIQANTGDVLSFSFVGQKTEERTVGTSSSINVTLQQDAQALDEVVVTALGISKKEKALAFSAPKVDSENLNSAQNNNMVSALSGKVAGVSVNTPTGNLGGSQRILIRGVNSVTGNNQPLFVVDGIPMDNSNFNTTDAQRGSGGVDWGSAINDINPQDIESMTVLKGAAAALYGSRAANGVILITTKKGKRKKGLGITVNSSISFDQVAILPDLQREYGGGSKLTFDTQTINGQQYKLVEYAVDESWGPKYDPSQMVLHWDAFDQESFPQDYLKPRAWVAPQNDVESFFNVGVSNTNNVSISTSGENGNYLFSFGSQNTTGTLPNTYLDKYNMKVSLNQNLSDKLTASSVLNYARTQGQRPTIGYGDNSVTQKFFQWGQRQLDYDRLSNYKNLDGTQRTWNRIAWDDATPNYSDNPYWTVYENHPTDERDRVFGNFSLNYQVTDDLSLKGSVYGDVYSFKNTERAAVGSQAQSYYLERNYNFYEFNYEFIANYQKAISDNFEVTALAGANRRDSKRTYVGFSTTGGLSIPGIYNISNGLGPIDNQPNNQPASTDLRTVNSIFGSLGFSIANQLFLDFTARNDWSSTLPDDNNSYFYPSASAAWSFSDTFTDGGSNWFGKLRLGWAQIGNDTDPYRVVTTQLIQTPFDGTGRVTLPNTRLNPDLRSETTTTWEIGTELSFFNRRVGLDFTYYNNRTTDQIIPVDLSYSTGYGAKWINSGEMTNKGVEVGLNLSPVQTNDFQWDINVNFAKNVNELVSLDEGLETLLLSNAPFRAQLVAFTGATYGVIMGTDYIYDNEGNKVITSGGTYAATRDLVNLGSVLPEWTGGVRNSLRYKNVDFSFLIDTRQGGKYFSTSHQWGMYSGMLQETVDNNIREDGIVLEGVTGDITYNPDGTYEVSNTAPNTTNIPAKTYAKSHFGTVDAQNVFESDYWKLREITLGYTFNKSFFPFVDQLRISAFGRNLYTWGLDYDGIDPETVSGGSGNIQGLEGGLQPSTRSYGMNIQVSF